TCGGGTAAGAAAATATGACAAAGAATTTGAATAAGAAAGATACCAAATCTTAGACTTCAACGCGCACAAAAGCGAGATACGCACCCGCGAACAATACTGCCAAAAACAGGAATAATAACAGAATGTCCGTAGCTGCAGCGGTGTAGGCACCCGTGAAACTGATGTGATCTTCAAATTTTGGAATTGATTCAAAGCGCACTGGCTTTTGTGAGGTGCCCTCCTTGGAACCGATTGCGTGTGGACTCTCTGGATCGGCATGATCGGTTTCGATGAGAAACGCCATGAATTCATCGGCATATCGGCGCACTTGCTTCAAGAATTGAACATGCCGTGTGAAACCAGTCCCAGCAAGAGATTCAATGGCGTATCGGACACTTGACGCAGGCGATATACGGGTTATGGATCTCGCGAGTCGAATTTGAGCAATTTGAGCGTCTAAGTGCTCCTCGTTCAATCTCTCGTTGTTTCTTGCATCCTCAGTGAGGTATTTCGACCACAATAATGTTCCCTCCGTTGCTGGAATCTCTCGCGAAGGTATTTTGCGCTCAAGTTCGTCGTACTGTTGATAAAAATTATTGGACAGATGCTGCCGACGGGCGGCGAGTTCGTTACGGGTCATTGTTGGCTGTAAGCCACTGGTAAGCGCGCCGGTTGTAGAGGGCAGCAGGACGACCCAAACAACCCAAATTAGTAAGAGAATCGTGAGACTCGATGACGAATTGCTCACGCGAGAGGATATGAGCAGCCCCAGTCCAAGGAAGATTGACACATAAACAAAAGCGACGCAGATAATGACTCCCAATCGTCCGCACTCGCTTAGTCCCAGTGGAATACTTCCCGACGTATAAAGTAGAAAAAGGTTAATGAATGCGGCAATTAAAAAAGGGATACTGATAGTTATCAAGGCTGCAAGAAACTTGCTTACCAATACGGTGCCGCGTGAAACACTATTGGAGAGTGTCAAGCGCAAGGTGCCTCGTTCTCGGTCCGAAGATATCGCGTCGAAAGTAAATAAGATGGCAATCAAACTCAGCACGATAGAGACGATAGTATTCCAATCAACATTTGTATAATCCGGCATAATATTCCATAGGTTTGGATCGGATTGCGGGTATTCCATTCGCCATAGCGTTCTGATTGAAAAACGACTCGATATTAAGAACAGACCTCTGCCAACTCCGTCAGCGGATTCAGGTATAAATGTTTCACCACCGTCCGCACAAAAGGAGAGTGGAGAAGATTTTTTGTAGAGCCTGCCGGGTCCTTCCGTAAATAGGTTATAAACACTGTCCGCGTTGGATCTCATTTTATCCAAAGACGCTGAAACCTTTTTTTGATATGCCGTTGATTGCGCCTCGTATTCGCCAAGATACCCAATTGCGTTGACGAGCATCAGTGCGATAAACAATATCGTTGTAAAGGCAAATCGCAGACTGTTCAGATGGTCGTAAAGTTCACGCTTTGTAATGTGCCAGATCATCTTTCTAATTTTCCTTGCGGTGCGGTTGGGCAAGACTTGGCAGAGGACATCCTTTTTCGGAACCCGCCCCGGCCCGTTGGTTGGGGCTACAAGTGTTGGATAAGTTTTCCAAATACCCTTTTAACCGATTACCAACCACCATTTCTACACTTCTTGGCGCACGAAGATTAAAAATGTTGTCATAAACAGCACAACGTTAATGAGTAGCAGACACGCAATGTCACCACTTGCGTGCTGTATGCCCTTCCATATATCCCTCCGACGATAAGAAAACCGTGGTAAATCGTTCCAATCGACTTCTCCTTGGTCAACAGCGAACCATTTCCGAGAAGAAAAAGCCTTCTTATCATATAAATAATCGATAATCGTTTGCCGATACCGCTGGACTGCTGTGATAAAATCCTCAATACCGTGGAAATCTGTTCCTGCCCACGCCTCGGTTGCGAAGTCATACATCGCTGTCGGTGAGAAACGCATCAGATTTTTCGCCACATTCGCTTTGTGAACGTAGACTTGATCCAAAGCTTTTTGTCGAATTTGCCACGTCCTTTCTGCTGCGCGAATTCGTCGCGGCTCCGAGAATTGAAAGTAAGCTTTGACATGAGGCATCAGGGGTTCTGCCTCTGGCTTGATGCGAATATAGCGAATTTCTGCCTTAGAGTACT
The sequence above is drawn from the Candidatus Poribacteria bacterium genome and encodes:
- a CDS encoding ABC transporter permease subunit yields the protein MIWHITKRELYDHLNSLRFAFTTILFIALMLVNAIGYLGEYEAQSTAYQKKVSASLDKMRSNADSVYNLFTEGPGRLYKKSSPLSFCADGGETFIPESADGVGRGLFLISSRFSIRTLWRMEYPQSDPNLWNIMPDYTNVDWNTIVSIVLSLIAILFTFDAISSDRERGTLRLTLSNSVSRGTVLVSKFLAALITISIPFLIAAFINLFLLYTSGSIPLGLSECGRLGVIICVAFVYVSIFLGLGLLISSRVSNSSSSLTILLLIWVVWVVLLPSTTGALTSGLQPTMTRNELAARRQHLSNNFYQQYDELERKIPSREIPATEGTLLWSKYLTEDARNNERLNEEHLDAQIAQIRLARSITRISPASSVRYAIESLAGTGFTRHVQFLKQVRRYADEFMAFLIETDHADPESPHAIGSKEGTSQKPVRFESIPKFEDHISFTGAYTAAATDILLLFLFLAVLFAGAYLAFVRVEV